From the genome of Fibrobacter sp., one region includes:
- a CDS encoding virulence RhuM family protein: protein MSKKDKIEIPDQVGNENRGEIVLYQPEGEVRLEVRVENETVWLTQAQMAALFERERSVIAKHIKNVFKEGELDSKVVCANFAHTTPHGAIKGKMQISEVVLYNLDVIISVGYRVKSIAGTRFRQWANHVLKDYMLNGYVVNQRKLSTDLQIADRLHEQRQLIESQGTEIADVRKSIAEQDSRLSAVEQRIDFFVNAAQTPTGGILTTGTRFDGFILISDLVKTAKKSVVFIDPYATVEVLKFAAMRAKGVSATIYSPRITPEFQAAAELHKKQYPNLELKTMRTIHDRFLLVDDTVYLFGASFKDMGNEMTAFSVLDFVTPEEVIEKVRESTKG from the coding sequence ATGAGCAAAAAGGATAAAATTGAGATTCCCGACCAGGTCGGGAACGAAAACAGGGGCGAAATCGTGCTTTACCAGCCGGAAGGCGAAGTCCGGCTGGAAGTGCGTGTAGAAAACGAGACGGTGTGGCTTACGCAAGCACAGATGGCTGCGCTGTTCGAAAGAGAGCGTTCCGTCATCGCAAAGCATATCAAAAACGTATTCAAGGAGGGCGAACTGGATTCAAAAGTGGTATGTGCAAATTTTGCACATACCACTCCCCATGGCGCAATTAAAGGGAAAATGCAGATTTCTGAGGTCGTCCTGTACAACCTTGACGTAATCATCTCTGTCGGCTATCGCGTTAAATCTATTGCTGGCACGCGTTTTCGCCAGTGGGCAAATCACGTCCTTAAAGACTACATGCTCAATGGCTATGTCGTGAACCAGCGAAAGCTATCGACCGATTTGCAGATTGCGGACCGTCTGCACGAACAGCGGCAACTCATCGAGAGCCAGGGAACAGAAATCGCGGATGTCCGGAAGTCTATTGCCGAACAGGATTCCCGGCTTTCTGCAGTCGAACAACGTATAGACTTTTTCGTGAATGCGGCACAAACTCCAACGGGTGGAATTCTTACGACTGGAACGCGGTTTGACGGGTTTATACTGATTTCGGATCTTGTGAAAACCGCCAAAAAATCCGTAGTATTCATCGACCCGTATGCCACCGTCGAGGTGCTAAAATTCGCGGCCATGCGGGCGAAAGGTGTCTCGGCGACAATCTACTCCCCGAGAATTACACCCGAATTCCAAGCTGCAGCAGAATTGCACAAAAAGCAGTACCCAAATTTAGAACTGAAGACCATGCGCACGATTCACGACCGTTTTCTTCTGGTCGATGACACTGTATATCTTTTTGGCGCAAGTTTCAAGGACATGGGTAACGAGATGACGGCTTTCAGCGTGCTGGATTTTGTGACACCGGAGGAAGTCATCGAGAAAGTGAGGGAAAGCACGAAGGGGTAA